In one Rhopalosiphum padi isolate XX-2018 chromosome 3, ASM2088224v1, whole genome shotgun sequence genomic region, the following are encoded:
- the LOC132927895 gene encoding uncharacterized protein LOC132927895, with protein MSEQLINENQAKLLTNTKNKNKNVIKKKKRRRKKKKCVCCSRILRPDESLEKVVANDRMIFLSSIHPPVIVGHKNCIQAPIKTPKRRGFLLNLENYGRRWLPGAVTKYVAELMEQTKAGTLGPLPGRIRNNRKILD; from the exons atgTCAGAGCAATTGATTAATGAAAATCAAGCCAAACTTTTAACcaacacaaaaaacaaaaataaaaatgttattaagaaGAAGAAGCGGCggcgaaagaaaaaaaaatgtgtatgttgTTCCAGGATATTACGTCCAGATGAATCCTTGGAAAAAGTTGTGGCTAATGACAGAATGATATTCTTGTCTTCTATTCATCCTCCCGTCATTGTAGGCCACAAAAATTGCATTCAAGCACCAATCAAAACACCCAAGCGTAGAGGATTTTTGTTGAACTTGGAAAACTATGGA AGAAGGTGGTTACCGGGTGCCGTGACCAAATATGTGGCTGAATTGATGGAGCAAACAAAAGCAGGAACTCTTGGACCGTTACCGGGGAGGATAAGAAATAATAGGAAAATACTAGACTAG